DNA from Chitinophaga pendula:
CTTTCCAATTGTATCACCGTACGCATCTCCGCCTGCGTCATCCCGCTCCTAAGACCATATAACTCATCCGCTCCAGGTAAGATACCCGCCCGCTTACGTATCATCTTCAGCTTATCATAAGCACCGTTGATATTGCCGGTCTCATTGGCCGCCTCCGCATAGTTAAGCAGTATCTCCGCATAACGGAGCAACGGCAGGCAGCGCTCCGATGTAGAACCCCCGTCACCAGTTGCCGCCTCACTGCAGAACTTACGGAAATACATACCGGTGAAAACAAGACTGGCATCAATACCGTCCGTCGGTGCTCCCACATACGTCCATACCGGCGTAGCCGTACTGCTGCTACGCGTACGCCATAACGAACCGTTATTGATGAAGGTATAGTCAAAACGGGGATCACGCTTCTCAAATGGCTTCTTCGGATCATAACCCGAAGTAGGATCCATAATAGGTTTGCCGCTGATCGTACCAAACAACTTCGCCATATTCAACGACGGACAGGCATTATTCACTCCATTCCGCGAAGCGGGTAGAAAATGCCTTTCCATATCCCGGTTCGCTGGCCGCATGTCCGCCAGGATATATTCCGGGTTGAACCGCGTAATGAATAGTTTATAAAAACCATAACCGGGTTTGGAATTATCCTCCACCAGCTGATAATAACCGCTGTTGATCACCTCCTCCGCAGCCTGTAATGCCAGCTGCCACCGGCTGGGGTCAGCCGTCGGATAGCTGATATACGGCCGCACCGCCGCACTGGCACTCCCCACCGCCCCCCCATTGAACAAAGGGCTGGCGGCATACAACAACAAGCGCGATTTTAACGCCATACACATCCCCTTCGTAGCAAAACCATAATCCTCCGAACGCTGCTCCAAAGGAGAGGGTAAGTCCTGCCTCGCTTCATCCAGCTCCTGCGTCAGGTACTGTACACTCTGTGCAATCGTAGCCCGCGGACTACGGATATCATCGGAATTAGTGTAAATAGAATCCCGTATAATAGGCACACCACCAAAATGCTGCAATAACTGCCAGTAATACCAGGCACGCAGAAACCGTACCTCCCCTTTTAACCGGGTCTTCATCTCCGCTGATAAAGGCGTCCTGGGTAAATTCTTCAGGAATACATTCACCCGGCGTATATTGTTATACCCGTTTACATATACCGCATTATAAGGCCCCGTCATAGAAGCACTCAACGTACCCAGCATCACGATCACATACGATTGTGTACCGCCGAATAGTTTCGAGGTAGACTCATCTGAACATTCCGCAATACTATTGGAACCATACCGGCGTACATAGCTGTTGGCCCCCATCTCATTATAGATCTGCAACAGGAAACGATGTGTACGTGCACTGTCAGAGAACACACTCTCCTCATTCAGATTAGTGGTCTGCGTTGCATCCAGCAGATCTTTCTTTAAACACGCAGTGAACAATACGGGCGTGAATAAACAGAGTAACATATAGAAGAACGATCTTTTCATACCTCATAGGATTAATTAGAAACTAACATTTAAACCAAAGTTGTATACCTTCTGATTCGGATATACCCCGCCTTCCGTATTCGAACTGACCTCAGGATCGACATCATACAGGTTACGGCCGAACATCCAGGTATAAAGGTTCGAGCCATTGGCGTATACCCGCACCTGGTTCAGACGGATCGCCTGCACCCATCGCTTCGGCAGCGTATAAGCGATCTCCACATTCCTTAACTTCACATAGTCTCCGCGTATCTGCCAATAGTCCGACATATTCGTACGGGGATTACTGATATTGTCCAGCGTGGATATCCTGGGAAAAGTAGGGCTATCCCGGTTCTCCGGCGTCCAGGCTCCCTGATGCACCTCCCGCAGATTACCGAAGAACGGCGTCACCGCTTCCGCAAAAGAACTCAGCGTGAAATGCCTGGCCGATTGGAAAGTAACACTGAAAGACAACCCTTTCCAGTCGCCGCCTATCGTCAACCCATAGTTAGTAGTA
Protein-coding regions in this window:
- a CDS encoding RagB/SusD family nutrient uptake outer membrane protein, with the protein product MKRSFFYMLLCLFTPVLFTACLKKDLLDATQTTNLNEESVFSDSARTHRFLLQIYNEMGANSYVRRYGSNSIAECSDESTSKLFGGTQSYVIVMLGTLSASMTGPYNAVYVNGYNNIRRVNVFLKNLPRTPLSAEMKTRLKGEVRFLRAWYYWQLLQHFGGVPIIRDSIYTNSDDIRSPRATIAQSVQYLTQELDEARQDLPSPLEQRSEDYGFATKGMCMALKSRLLLYAASPLFNGGAVGSASAAVRPYISYPTADPSRWQLALQAAEEVINSGYYQLVEDNSKPGYGFYKLFITRFNPEYILADMRPANRDMERHFLPASRNGVNNACPSLNMAKLFGTISGKPIMDPTSGYDPKKPFEKRDPRFDYTFINNGSLWRTRSSSTATPVWTYVGAPTDGIDASLVFTGMYFRKFCSEAATGDGGSTSERCLPLLRYAEILLNYAEAANETGNINGAYDKLKMIRKRAGILPGADELYGLRSGMTQAEMRTVIQLERAVELCYEDQRYFDVRRWKIAPQTMNVTMMRLRITKNADGSFSYQEVPVEKNPNHIFRDNHYFFPLPMNEIMKNPNLVQNPGY